One window of Trifolium pratense cultivar HEN17-A07 linkage group LG5, ARS_RC_1.1, whole genome shotgun sequence genomic DNA carries:
- the LOC123885352 gene encoding uncharacterized protein LOC123885352, with protein MADWGPVFVSVVLFILLTPGLLVQIPGKGKMVEFGNFQTSGLSILIHSIIYFALVCIFLLAIRIHMYMG; from the coding sequence ATGGCAGATTGGGGGCCAGTTTTTGTTTCAGTGGTGCTTTTCATTCTCTTGACTCCTGGTTTACTCGTTCAAATACCTGGTAAAGGCAAGATGGTTGAGTTTGGAAACTTTCAAACTAGTGGATTATCTATACTCATTCATTCTATTATATACTTTGCTTTAGTTTGTATTTTCTTGTTAGCTATTAGAATTCATATGTACATGGGGTAA